The DNA region AACCTGCTTGACCGGTGGCGGCAGGACGATTCCGATGTCTTCGTGCGGTCGTGGAATGACCTGAACGCTGACAACTTCGCCCAGACGGCCAGCTGCTGCTGCACCTGCATCGGTGGCGGCTTTCACAGCGGCGACATCGCCGGTGATGAAAGCGG from Bremerella alba includes:
- a CDS encoding BMC domain-containing protein — its product is MAKVMEALGMIETKGFVTLVEATDAMLKAANVTFVGWDKVGSGLVSAFITGDVAAVKAATDAGAAAAGRLGEVVSVQVIPRPHEDIGIVLPPPVKQVYSSE